One segment of Bacteroides caecimuris DNA contains the following:
- the mnmE gene encoding tRNA uridine-5-carboxymethylaminomethyl(34) synthesis GTPase MnmE has translation MNQDTICAIATAQGGAIGSIRVSGPEAISITGSIFKPAKTGKLLSEQKPYTLTFGRIYDGDEIIDEVIVSLFRAPHSYTGEDSTEITCHGSSYILQQVMQLLIKNGCRIAQPGEYTQRAFLNGKMDLSQAEAVADLIASSSAATHRLAMSQMRGGFNKELTELRNKLLNFTSMIELELDFSEEDVEFADRSALRKLADEIEQVISRLAHSFSVGNAIKNGVPVAIIGETNAGKSTLLNVLLNEDKAIVSDIHGTTRDVIEDTINIGGITFRFIDTAGIRETNDAIESLGIERTFQKLDQAEIVLWMVDAVNATSQTEQLSEKIIPRCEGKHLIVVFNKADLIEDKQKENLQSLLKDFPKESTESIFISAKQRENTSELQKMLIDAAHLPTVTQNDIIVTNVRHYEALNKALEAIHRVQSGLDSQISGDFLSQDIRECIFFISDIAGEVTNDMVLQNIFQHFCIGK, from the coding sequence ATGAATCAAGATACGATCTGCGCTATCGCTACCGCCCAGGGCGGTGCTATCGGAAGCATCCGCGTTTCCGGTCCGGAAGCTATTTCTATCACGGGCAGCATATTCAAGCCCGCCAAGACTGGTAAATTATTGAGTGAGCAAAAACCATATACTTTGACATTCGGACGTATTTATGACGGGGACGAGATTATTGACGAAGTGATCGTCAGTCTTTTCCGTGCTCCTCATTCATACACGGGAGAAGATAGTACGGAAATCACGTGCCACGGTTCTTCTTATATTCTCCAGCAAGTGATGCAACTGCTTATCAAGAATGGTTGCCGCATCGCCCAACCAGGAGAGTATACGCAACGTGCCTTTCTCAATGGAAAGATGGATTTAAGTCAGGCAGAGGCTGTGGCGGACTTGATCGCTTCTTCATCTGCTGCCACCCATCGTTTGGCTATGAGCCAGATGCGAGGTGGTTTCAACAAAGAGCTGACGGAGTTACGCAACAAATTGTTGAATTTCACCTCTATGATTGAACTAGAGTTGGATTTCAGCGAAGAGGATGTGGAATTTGCCGATCGTTCGGCATTGAGAAAGCTGGCAGATGAAATCGAACAGGTCATTTCCCGGTTGGCTCATTCTTTTAGTGTTGGTAATGCTATTAAGAACGGTGTTCCTGTGGCTATTATCGGTGAAACGAATGCCGGAAAATCGACTTTACTGAATGTATTATTGAATGAGGATAAGGCGATTGTCAGTGATATACATGGAACAACGCGTGATGTGATTGAAGATACTATCAACATCGGAGGAATCACTTTCCGTTTCATTGATACGGCCGGAATCCGGGAAACCAATGATGCGATCGAAAGCCTCGGTATCGAACGTACTTTCCAAAAGTTAGATCAAGCAGAGATTGTTCTTTGGATGGTAGATGCTGTAAATGCCACTTCTCAAACCGAACAGTTATCAGAGAAGATTATTCCGCGTTGTGAAGGAAAACATTTAATTGTTGTATTTAATAAGGCTGATTTGATCGAAGACAAGCAAAAAGAGAATTTACAGTCTTTATTAAAAGACTTCCCCAAAGAATCTACGGAATCTATTTTCATCTCGGCCAAACAACGAGAGAACACAAGTGAACTACAAAAAATGCTTATTGATGCCGCACACTTGCCTACAGTGACACAGAATGATATTATTGTGACAAACGTAAGACATTACGAAGCTTTAAATAAAGCTTTGGAAGCTATTCATAGAGTACAAAGCGGACTTGATTCGCAGATTTCCGGAGATTTTCTTTCACAAGACATACGAGAGTGCATCTTCTTTATTTCGGACATTGCTGGTGAGGTTACGAATGATATGGTACTTCAGAATATCTTTCAACATTTTTGTATCGGGAAATAG
- a CDS encoding nucleoside phosphorylase: MKKYFPSSELIINEDGSVFHLHVKPEWLADKVILVGDPGRVALVASHFENKECEVESREFKTITGTYKGKRITVVSTGIGCDNIDIVMNELDALANIDFNTREEKDQFRQLELVRIGTCGGLQPNTPVGTFVCSQKSIGFDGLLNFYAGRNAVCDLPFERAFLNHMGWSGNMCAPAPYVIDASEELIDRIAKEDMVRGVTIAAGGFFGPQGRELRVPLADPKQNDKIESFEYKGYKITNFEMESSALAGLSRLMGHKAMTVCMVIANRLIKEANTGYKNTIDALIKTVLDRI; encoded by the coding sequence ATGAAAAAGTACTTTCCATCCTCTGAATTGATTATCAATGAAGACGGTTCAGTATTCCATCTTCACGTAAAGCCCGAATGGTTGGCAGACAAAGTAATTCTGGTAGGTGACCCCGGACGTGTAGCACTCGTAGCTTCTCATTTCGAAAACAAAGAATGTGAAGTGGAAAGCCGCGAATTCAAAACCATCACGGGTACTTATAAAGGTAAACGGATTACAGTGGTTTCTACAGGAATCGGCTGCGATAACATTGACATCGTGATGAATGAACTAGATGCACTCGCCAATATAGATTTTAATACCCGCGAAGAAAAGGATCAGTTTCGCCAGCTGGAATTAGTACGTATCGGCACATGTGGCGGATTACAACCCAACACTCCTGTCGGAACATTTGTGTGCTCGCAAAAGTCTATCGGCTTTGACGGATTGCTGAATTTCTATGCCGGACGAAATGCTGTATGCGACTTACCTTTTGAACGTGCGTTCCTCAATCACATGGGTTGGTCGGGAAATATGTGCGCGCCTGCCCCTTATGTCATTGATGCTAGCGAAGAACTGATTGACCGGATTGCCAAAGAGGACATGGTACGTGGAGTAACAATAGCTGCTGGAGGTTTCTTTGGTCCGCAGGGACGTGAACTTCGTGTTCCATTGGCAGATCCGAAACAGAATGACAAAATTGAATCTTTCGAATATAAAGGCTATAAGATTACCAACTTCGAAATGGAAAGTTCGGCTTTGGCAGGACTTAGCCGGTTAATGGGACACAAGGCGATGACTGTCTGTATGGTGATAGCCAACCGACTTATTAAAGAGGCCAATACAGGATATAAGAATACAATTGATGCACTGATTAAGACTGTACTTGACAGAATATAG
- the floA gene encoding flotillin-like protein FloA (flotillin-like protein involved in membrane lipid rafts) produces the protein MESSFYLPIFLIAGGIIFLIIFFHYVPFFLWLSAKVSGVNISLIQLFLMRIRNVPPYIIVPGMIEAHKAGLKNITRDELEAHYLAGGHVEKVVHALVSASKANIELPFQMATAIDLAGRDVFEAVQMSVNPKVIDTPPVTAVAKDGIQLIAKARVTVRANIRQLVGGAGEDTILARVGEGIVSSIGSSENHKSVLENPDSISKLVLRKGLDAGTAFEILSIDIADIDIGKNIGAALQIDQANADKNIAQAKAEERRAMAVASEQEMKAKAQEARAKVIEAEAEVPKAMAEAFRSGNLGIMDYYRMKNIEADTSMRENIAKPATGNAGSQPLSK, from the coding sequence ATGGAATCATCTTTCTACTTACCTATCTTTCTGATAGCTGGAGGTATTATCTTCTTGATAATATTTTTCCATTACGTGCCGTTCTTCCTTTGGTTGTCGGCAAAAGTGTCGGGAGTTAACATCTCGCTGATACAACTATTTTTAATGCGTATACGTAACGTTCCGCCATACATCATCGTGCCGGGAATGATCGAGGCTCACAAAGCCGGTCTGAAAAACATTACCCGTGATGAACTGGAAGCCCATTATTTGGCTGGCGGACATGTAGAAAAGGTAGTTCACGCCTTGGTATCCGCATCGAAAGCGAATATCGAATTACCTTTCCAAATGGCTACTGCTATCGACCTTGCAGGACGTGATGTATTCGAAGCTGTACAGATGTCTGTAAACCCGAAAGTGATCGACACGCCTCCTGTTACGGCTGTTGCAAAAGACGGTATTCAGCTGATAGCCAAAGCACGTGTTACGGTACGTGCCAACATTCGTCAGTTGGTCGGTGGTGCAGGTGAAGATACGATCCTTGCCCGTGTAGGCGAAGGTATCGTTTCATCTATCGGTTCTTCTGAAAACCATAAATCGGTCCTTGAGAATCCGGATTCGATCTCTAAACTTGTACTTCGTAAAGGTTTGGACGCAGGAACGGCTTTCGAGATCTTGTCTATTGATATTGCGGACATCGATATAGGTAAGAACATCGGTGCGGCTCTGCAAATCGATCAGGCTAACGCAGATAAGAACATCGCACAGGCAAAAGCCGAAGAGCGCCGTGCCATGGCAGTTGCTTCCGAACAGGAAATGAAAGCAAAAGCACAGGAAGCCCGTGCCAAAGTGATCGAAGCAGAAGCTGAAGTTCCTAAAGCAATGGCGGAAGCTTTCCGCAGCGGTAACTTAGGTATCATGGATTATTATCGCATGAAGAATATTGAAGCTGACACCTCTATGCGCGAGAATATCGCCAAGCCGGCAACAGGCAATGCAGGCAGTCAGCCATTGAGCAAATAA
- a CDS encoding NfeD family protein, with translation MDILIIAILIIAAVILFLVELFVIPGISLAGISALVCILYANYYAFANLGMAGGFITLSISAFACIGSLIWFMRSKMLDKLALKKDIDSKVDRSAEESIKVGDTGISTTRLAQIGSAEINGKIVEVKSIDGFLNEKTPIIVSRITNGTIMVKKHKE, from the coding sequence ATGGATATACTCATTATCGCCATTCTCATTATTGCCGCAGTCATACTGTTTCTAGTAGAACTGTTCGTCATCCCGGGCATTAGCCTGGCGGGAATTTCTGCACTGGTTTGTATTCTTTATGCCAACTACTATGCATTTGCCAATTTAGGTATGGCAGGAGGATTTATCACTCTTAGTATATCGGCATTTGCCTGTATCGGATCATTGATTTGGTTTATGCGATCGAAAATGCTGGACAAACTAGCATTAAAAAAGGATATTGATTCGAAAGTAGACCGTAGCGCAGAAGAAAGCATCAAAGTTGGTGATACAGGAATCAGTACCACACGTCTGGCACAAATCGGATCTGCCGAAATAAACGGAAAAATTGTGGAAGTAAAATCAATAGACGGATTCCTCAATGAAAAGACTCCGATTATTGTAAGCCGCATCACGAACGGTACAATCATGGTTAAAAAACACAAAGAATAA
- a CDS encoding tetratricopeptide repeat protein: MKRKYILFLICSLFLCEVSAQTMEQARTLFNKGDYEKAKPVFEKYAKSQPSNGNYNYWYGVCCLKTGEAEEAVKPLEIAVKKRVTSGQLYLGQAYNETYRFEDAVNCFEEYIADLSKRKKSTEEAEKLLEKSKADLRMLKGVEDVCIIDSFVVDKATFLHAYKISEESGKLFTFNDFFKTEGEHPGTVYETEIGNKIYYSEKGENGNLDIFSKNKLLNEWSDGRPLPGSINASGNANYPFVLSDGVTVYYASDGEGLGGYDIFVTRYNTNTDTYLVPDNVGMPFNSPYNDYMYVIDEYNNLGWFASDRFQPEGKVCIYVFIPNTSKQTYNYEAMEQQQIIRLAQIHSLKETWKDKQTVTEALQRLEAAISHKPKERRAMDFEFVIDDHTTYYLMSDFKSAKAKSLYQRYQQMEKDYYQQEEKLNSLRQQYAGANQQGKENMAPAILDLEKRVLQMSKELDTLEVNVRNAEKTK; this comes from the coding sequence ATGAAAAGAAAATATATTCTATTTTTAATTTGCAGCCTCTTCCTTTGCGAAGTATCTGCACAAACGATGGAACAGGCACGCACCTTATTTAATAAAGGTGACTATGAAAAAGCCAAACCCGTCTTCGAAAAGTATGCTAAATCACAACCGTCGAACGGGAATTATAACTATTGGTATGGCGTATGTTGCCTGAAAACCGGAGAAGCGGAAGAAGCAGTGAAACCTCTTGAGATAGCAGTGAAAAAACGTGTTACCAGCGGACAACTCTATCTGGGACAAGCATATAATGAAACGTATCGTTTCGAAGATGCAGTAAACTGTTTTGAAGAATATATCGCAGACTTAAGCAAACGGAAGAAATCGACGGAAGAAGCGGAGAAACTTTTGGAAAAAAGCAAAGCTGACCTTCGGATGTTGAAAGGAGTGGAAGATGTATGTATCATTGACAGTTTCGTTGTAGACAAGGCGACTTTCCTCCATGCATACAAGATTAGTGAAGAATCGGGTAAATTGTTCACCTTCAATGATTTCTTCAAGACAGAAGGAGAACATCCGGGAACTGTCTATGAAACAGAAATTGGAAATAAAATCTATTATAGCGAAAAGGGCGAGAACGGTAATCTTGACATCTTCTCAAAAAACAAATTGCTGAATGAATGGAGTGACGGACGCCCGTTGCCGGGCAGCATCAACGCTTCCGGAAACGCAAATTATCCGTTCGTTCTATCGGACGGAGTCACCGTTTACTATGCCAGTGATGGCGAAGGACTGGGGGGCTACGACATCTTTGTCACCCGCTACAACACGAATACCGACACTTATCTTGTTCCGGACAATGTAGGTATGCCGTTCAATTCACCGTACAATGATTATATGTACGTCATTGACGAATACAACAATCTCGGATGGTTTGCTTCCGACCGTTTCCAGCCCGAAGGAAAGGTATGTATTTATGTGTTCATTCCTAACACTTCCAAACAGACTTATAATTATGAAGCAATGGAACAGCAACAGATCATTCGTCTGGCACAGATTCATTCACTGAAAGAAACCTGGAAAGACAAACAAACTGTAACCGAAGCATTGCAACGTCTGGAAGCTGCCATCAGTCATAAGCCTAAAGAACGCCGTGCGATGGACTTTGAATTTGTCATTGACGATCATACGACTTACTATCTGATGAGCGACTTTAAATCCGCAAAAGCAAAGTCACTTTACCAACGTTACCAGCAGATGGAGAAAGACTATTATCAACAAGAAGAAAAACTGAATAGCCTGCGTCAACAATATGCCGGTGCCAACCAACAGGGGAAAGAGAATATGGCTCCTGCCATCCTCGACCTCGAAAAGCGGGTATTGCAAATGTCCAAAGAGCTGGATACTCTTGAAGTGAATGTACGCAATGCGGAAAAAACAAAATAA
- a CDS encoding ATP-binding protein has product MTQFTEEEKAIRRIERRFSKGVVQYGLIEEGDKILIGLSGGKDSLALVELLGKRARIHKPRFSVVAVHVVMKNIPYQSDTEYLKAHCEAYGVPFVQYETAFDPATDTRKSPCFLCSWNRRKALFTVAKEHGCNKIALGHHMDDILETLLMNITYQGAFGTMPPRLVMKKFDMTIIRPMCLVHEADLVELATLHGYRKQVKNCPYESQSSRSDMKGVLRQLEAMNPEARYSLWGSMTNVQEELLPDKID; this is encoded by the coding sequence ATGACACAATTTACGGAAGAAGAGAAAGCCATTCGCCGCATTGAACGGCGGTTTAGTAAAGGAGTGGTGCAATACGGATTGATAGAAGAAGGAGACAAAATCCTTATCGGACTGTCAGGAGGAAAAGATTCGCTGGCGCTTGTTGAGCTGTTGGGTAAACGCGCGCGTATCCATAAGCCTCGTTTTTCTGTCGTTGCCGTTCATGTAGTGATGAAGAATATTCCTTATCAGAGCGATACGGAATATTTGAAAGCACACTGCGAGGCGTATGGAGTTCCTTTTGTACAGTATGAGACTGCCTTTGATCCTGCTACCGATACACGTAAATCTCCCTGTTTCCTCTGTTCATGGAATCGTCGGAAAGCTTTGTTTACTGTTGCCAAGGAGCACGGATGCAATAAAATCGCTCTCGGTCACCACATGGATGATATTTTGGAAACTTTATTGATGAATATCACTTATCAGGGAGCGTTCGGTACCATGCCGCCCCGGTTGGTGATGAAGAAGTTTGATATGACAATTATTCGTCCGATGTGCCTGGTTCACGAAGCTGACTTGGTAGAATTGGCGACTTTGCATGGTTATCGGAAGCAAGTGAAAAACTGCCCTTATGAATCGCAATCCAGCCGAAGTGATATGAAAGGTGTTTTACGACAGCTGGAAGCGATGAATCCGGAGGCACGTTACAGCCTTTGGGGGAGCATGACCAATGTACAGGAAGAATTATTACCGGATAAAATAGATTGA
- a CDS encoding DMT family protein, protein MKGFYTILLLIVSNVFMTFAWYGHLKMKQEYSWFAALPLIGVIAFSWAIAFFEYSCQIPANRIGFIGNGGPFSLMQLKVIQEVITLVIFTVFTTIFFKGEALHWNHLAAFVCLIAAVYFVFMK, encoded by the coding sequence ATGAAAGGATTCTATACCATTTTGTTGTTGATTGTATCCAATGTCTTTATGACATTCGCCTGGTACGGACATTTAAAGATGAAACAGGAGTACAGCTGGTTCGCTGCTCTTCCGCTGATCGGTGTGATTGCGTTTAGTTGGGCAATCGCTTTTTTTGAATATTCCTGTCAGATACCGGCGAACCGCATCGGCTTTATAGGCAATGGAGGTCCGTTTTCGTTGATGCAACTGAAAGTCATCCAGGAGGTGATAACACTTGTTATTTTTACAGTGTTCACTACTATCTTCTTTAAAGGTGAAGCGTTACATTGGAATCATTTGGCAGCGTTCGTTTGTTTGATTGCGGCGGTGTATTTTGTGTTTATGAAGTGA
- a CDS encoding VapE domain-containing protein, with protein sequence MKTLEYNSKRLAKRIRVLMKESPNTVIYPHEQKNKQENEQTMQETHRQPVPLTQQVIDFLKTRYDFRYNLLTEETEFRPSGQQNVSFCRIDRRELNTFCLEAHKEGINCWDKDLQRYIYSTQIESYHPFQLYMNELPDWDGIERLNNLARRVSDHPLWIESFHTWMLGLAAQWIGESQAQANSVAPILISEEQGRHKSTFCRTLMPPQLARYYSDNLKLTAQGNPERLLAEMGLLNMDEFDKFGAQKMPLLKNLMQMSSLNICKAYQKNFRPLPRIASFIGTSNRTDLLCDPSGSRRFICIEVEHDIDCTGVEHSQIYAQLKAELLAGARHWFSKEEEHALQRHNSAYYHVNPIEDIVRNTYVPATLDEPDCLSLSAAIIHQELKKRFPAVLRNCTPIQLAQVLTAAGISRQHTRLGNVYLVKRVKI encoded by the coding sequence ATGAAGACATTAGAATATAATTCGAAGCGTTTGGCAAAAAGAATACGGGTATTGATGAAAGAATCACCCAATACCGTCATTTACCCACACGAACAAAAGAACAAACAAGAGAACGAACAAACAATGCAAGAAACGCATCGACAGCCCGTTCCTCTGACACAACAAGTGATTGACTTTTTGAAAACGCGATATGATTTTCGCTATAACCTGTTGACCGAAGAAACAGAATTCCGTCCATCCGGTCAACAGAATGTATCCTTCTGTCGTATAGACAGACGAGAACTGAACACTTTCTGCCTGGAAGCTCACAAAGAAGGTATCAACTGTTGGGATAAAGACCTTCAAAGATACATCTACTCCACCCAAATAGAAAGTTACCACCCTTTCCAGCTTTACATGAATGAGCTACCCGACTGGGATGGAATAGAACGACTGAATAATCTGGCAAGACGGGTATCGGATCACCCTCTATGGATAGAAAGTTTCCATACCTGGATGCTCGGACTTGCCGCCCAGTGGATAGGAGAAAGTCAAGCCCAAGCAAACAGCGTAGCCCCAATACTTATCAGCGAAGAGCAAGGACGTCATAAATCCACTTTTTGCCGAACACTAATGCCGCCACAACTAGCCCGATATTATTCGGATAATCTGAAACTAACCGCACAAGGCAATCCCGAACGTCTCCTTGCCGAGATGGGATTACTAAACATGGACGAATTTGACAAATTCGGAGCACAAAAGATGCCATTACTGAAAAATCTGATGCAAATGTCAAGTCTCAACATTTGCAAAGCCTATCAGAAAAACTTCCGACCGCTTCCCCGCATCGCCTCTTTTATCGGAACCAGTAATCGAACTGACTTACTGTGCGATCCGTCGGGCAGTCGCAGATTCATCTGTATTGAGGTGGAGCATGATATTGACTGTACTGGAGTAGAACATTCGCAAATCTATGCCCAATTGAAAGCGGAACTGCTTGCGGGTGCCCGACACTGGTTCAGTAAAGAGGAAGAACATGCTTTGCAACGTCATAACAGCGCATACTATCACGTCAATCCCATAGAAGACATTGTACGCAATACATACGTACCTGCCACGTTGGATGAGCCGGATTGTCTGTCACTCTCCGCCGCCATCATTCATCAGGAACTGAAAAAGAGGTTTCCGGCTGTACTGCGTAACTGTACCCCTATCCAATTGGCGCAAGTGCTGACCGCAGCAGGTATCAGCCGACAACATACGAGATTGGGAAATGTGTATTTGGTGAAGAGAGTGAAGATTTGA
- a CDS encoding HU family DNA-binding protein, which produces MAIVFDWYENPNASSEEEATLHPRIFMNGKVDTDALCYKIHDYSSLTVGDVKNVLDNLSNILGESLREGKEVHIEGIGYFYPTLEATGKVTRNTPHKTNKVAFKTVRFRPDSNLKGHFVGVRASQSKYVRHSEKVSEVEIDMRLKEYFAEHQMMTRRDFQEVCGLARTTAKTHLVRLRGEGKLVNIGLRNQPMYVPAPGYYGVSRDAAHPSR; this is translated from the coding sequence ATGGCTATTGTGTTTGATTGGTATGAAAATCCGAATGCTTCTTCGGAAGAAGAAGCAACGTTGCATCCACGTATCTTTATGAATGGAAAGGTAGATACGGATGCTCTTTGTTACAAGATTCATGACTACAGTTCGTTGACTGTGGGCGATGTAAAGAATGTGCTTGATAACTTATCGAACATTCTTGGCGAGTCGTTGCGTGAGGGGAAAGAAGTGCATATCGAGGGGATCGGTTATTTTTATCCCACTTTGGAGGCTACAGGGAAAGTGACTCGCAACACTCCGCATAAGACTAATAAGGTGGCTTTCAAAACTGTCCGGTTTCGTCCTGACAGTAATCTGAAAGGGCATTTTGTGGGTGTCCGCGCCAGTCAGTCCAAGTATGTCCGCCATTCGGAGAAGGTGTCAGAGGTAGAGATTGATATGCGGTTGAAAGAATATTTTGCCGAACATCAGATGATGACCCGCCGTGATTTTCAGGAAGTGTGTGGTTTGGCACGTACTACAGCCAAAACGCATTTGGTACGTTTGCGTGGAGAAGGAAAACTGGTGAATATCGGTTTGCGCAATCAGCCGATGTATGTGCCTGCTCCGGGTTATTATGGCGTATCCAGAGATGCGGCACATCCTTCACGCTAA
- a CDS encoding FAD:protein FMN transferase, with product MKTKKNFLWLAFLISATTWILVRHNQQAGYYSVKGLVFGTVYKITYQHDGNLKPEIEAELKRFDQSLSPFNDSSVISRVNRNEELVADSFFRKCFNRSMEISRETNGAFDITVAPLANAWGFGFKKGAFPDSILIDSLLQITGYEKVKMESDKVIKQDPRIMLSCSAVAKGYSVDVIAQLLDRKGIKNYMVDIGGEVVVKGKNPSKGLWRIGINKPVDDSLSVNQDLQTILELSDVGLATSGNYRNYYYKDGKKYAHTIDPRTGYPVQHSILSSTVIAKDCMTADALATAFMVMGLEEAEAFCQANPEIDAYFIYSGENGEFHTFYTEGMKKYIAK from the coding sequence CGTCAAAGGTTTGGTATTTGGGACGGTATACAAGATTACTTACCAGCATGACGGTAATTTAAAACCGGAAATAGAAGCCGAACTGAAACGCTTCGACCAATCTCTGTCTCCATTTAACGACAGTTCAGTTATCAGTCGCGTCAACCGCAACGAGGAATTAGTTGCCGATAGCTTCTTCCGGAAATGCTTCAACCGATCGATGGAAATTTCCCGCGAGACAAACGGTGCTTTCGATATCACAGTAGCTCCTCTTGCCAACGCTTGGGGATTCGGTTTCAAAAAAGGCGCTTTCCCTGATTCAATCCTGATAGATAGCCTGTTGCAAATCACCGGATATGAAAAGGTGAAAATGGAGAGTGACAAAGTAATCAAACAAGATCCGCGCATCATGTTGAGTTGCAGTGCAGTCGCCAAAGGGTATTCGGTAGATGTAATAGCGCAACTGCTCGACCGGAAAGGCATAAAAAACTATATGGTAGACATCGGCGGAGAGGTGGTTGTGAAAGGCAAAAACCCCTCCAAAGGCTTATGGCGCATCGGAATCAATAAGCCCGTCGACGATTCGCTGTCCGTAAACCAAGACTTACAAACCATACTTGAACTTTCGGATGTAGGTTTGGCTACTTCCGGAAACTACCGCAACTATTATTACAAGGACGGAAAGAAATATGCTCATACCATCGACCCGAGAACGGGTTATCCAGTACAGCACAGCATCTTGTCGTCCACCGTAATCGCTAAAGACTGCATGACTGCCGACGCCCTGGCTACCGCCTTCATGGTGATGGGACTGGAAGAAGCGGAAGCCTTCTGCCAAGCGAATCCGGAGATTGACGCCTACTTTATTTATAGCGGAGAAAACGGCGAGTTCCATACTTTCTACACGGAAGGAATGAAAAAATACATAGCGAAATAG